A part of Leifsonia xyli subsp. xyli str. CTCB07 genomic DNA contains:
- the gdhA gene encoding NADP-specific glutamate dehydrogenase gives MTPVLSTLLDDVLRRNAGEPEFHQATREVFGSLGPVIAAQPRYTQAAVLERLTEPERQLIFRVPWTDDEGNVRVNRGFRVEFNSALGPFKGGLRFHPSVTLGTVKFLGFEQIFKNALTGLPIGGGKGGSDFDPKGRSDAEVMRFCQSFMTELYRHLGEYTDVPAGDIGVGGREIGYLFGQYKRITNRYESGVLTSKGIGWGGSLVRTEATGYGSVFFAERMLATRGRDFTGVRVLVSGSGNVALYAIEKVHQLGGTVVACSDSSGVVYDRGGLDLDLLRQIKENERGRLSDYAARRAAGSEYRANGDIWAIAAQTPIDVALLAATQNELDATAAATLAQNGVIAVVEGANMPCTPEAVHLLRTAGVLFAPGKAANAGGVATSALEMQQNASRDAWSFEYAEGRLADIMANIHDSCAETAEKYGAPGDYVLGANIAGFVRVADAMLALGVI, from the coding sequence GTGACTCCTGTGCTCTCCACCCTCCTGGACGACGTCCTCCGCCGGAATGCCGGCGAACCCGAGTTCCACCAGGCCACGCGGGAAGTCTTCGGCTCCCTTGGCCCCGTCATCGCTGCTCAGCCACGCTACACTCAGGCCGCCGTCCTCGAACGGCTGACCGAGCCGGAGCGCCAGCTCATCTTTCGGGTGCCGTGGACCGACGACGAGGGCAACGTCCGTGTCAACCGCGGATTCCGCGTCGAGTTCAACTCGGCGCTCGGCCCATTCAAGGGCGGCCTGCGCTTCCACCCGAGCGTAACGCTCGGCACCGTCAAATTCCTCGGCTTCGAGCAGATCTTCAAGAATGCGCTCACCGGCCTCCCCATCGGCGGCGGCAAGGGCGGCAGCGACTTCGACCCGAAGGGCCGCTCGGACGCGGAGGTCATGCGCTTCTGCCAGTCGTTCATGACCGAGCTGTACCGCCACCTGGGCGAGTACACAGACGTGCCCGCCGGCGACATCGGCGTGGGCGGCCGCGAAATCGGGTACCTCTTCGGCCAGTACAAACGCATCACCAACCGCTACGAGTCCGGGGTGCTGACCAGCAAGGGCATCGGCTGGGGAGGCTCCCTCGTCCGCACCGAGGCCACCGGCTATGGCAGCGTCTTCTTCGCCGAGCGGATGCTGGCCACACGCGGCCGGGACTTCACCGGCGTGCGCGTCCTCGTCTCGGGCTCCGGCAACGTCGCGCTCTACGCGATCGAGAAGGTCCACCAGCTCGGCGGCACCGTCGTCGCCTGCTCGGACTCCTCCGGTGTGGTCTACGACCGCGGCGGCCTCGACCTCGACCTGCTTCGCCAGATCAAGGAGAACGAGCGCGGCCGGCTCTCGGACTACGCCGCCCGCCGCGCCGCCGGGTCCGAGTACCGAGCCAACGGCGACATCTGGGCCATCGCCGCCCAGACGCCGATCGATGTCGCCCTGCTCGCCGCGACCCAGAACGAACTCGATGCGACCGCGGCGGCAACCCTCGCCCAGAACGGCGTCATCGCGGTCGTCGAGGGCGCGAATATGCCATGCACCCCGGAGGCCGTCCACCTCCTGCGCACCGCCGGTGTGCTCTTCGCGCCCGGCAAAGCTGCCAACGCGGGCGGTGTCGCCACCTCCGCGCTCGAAATGCAGCAGAACGCCTCGCGCGACGCCTGGAGCTTCGAATACGCCGAAGGACGTCTCGCGGACATCATGGCGAACATCCACGACAGCTGCGCGGAGACTGCCGAGAAGTACGGCGCCCCCGGCGACTACGTGCTTGGCGCGAACATCGCCGGTTTCGTCCGCGTCGCCGACGCCATGCTCGCCCTGGGTGTCATCTAG
- a CDS encoding AMP nucleosidase, translated as MKEKLEIVRDWLPRYTGTPLEGFGDHILLTNFGDYVQRFAELYGAEVRGEERSMPNATADGITIINFGMGSPNAATIMDLLSAVSPKAVLFLGKCGGVKKKNQLGDLVLPIAAIRGEGTSNDYLPPEVPALPAFQLQRGVSTTIRDFGQDYWTGTVYTTNRRVWEHDDAFKTYLRQTRCMAVDMETATVFAAGFANRIPSGALLLVSDQPMIPEGVKTAESDRGVTRQFVERHVRIGVEALRLVRRNGRSLRHLRFEDS; from the coding sequence ATGAAGGAGAAATTGGAGATCGTCCGCGACTGGTTGCCGCGGTACACAGGGACGCCGCTGGAGGGGTTCGGGGACCACATCCTCCTGACCAACTTCGGCGACTACGTGCAACGCTTCGCCGAGTTGTACGGCGCCGAGGTCCGGGGCGAGGAGCGCTCCATGCCGAATGCGACGGCGGACGGCATCACCATCATCAACTTCGGCATGGGCAGCCCCAACGCCGCGACGATCATGGACCTGCTGAGCGCGGTGTCGCCGAAGGCGGTGCTCTTCCTCGGCAAGTGCGGCGGTGTGAAGAAGAAGAACCAGCTGGGGGATCTGGTGCTGCCGATCGCCGCCATCCGCGGTGAGGGCACGTCCAACGACTATCTGCCGCCCGAGGTGCCCGCGCTGCCGGCCTTCCAGCTCCAGCGCGGTGTTTCCACGACGATCCGCGACTTTGGGCAGGACTACTGGACGGGAACCGTGTACACGACGAACCGGCGGGTGTGGGAGCACGACGACGCGTTCAAGACGTACTTGCGGCAGACGCGCTGCATGGCTGTGGACATGGAGACCGCCACGGTGTTCGCAGCCGGCTTCGCCAATCGCATCCCGAGTGGCGCGTTGCTCTTGGTTTCCGACCAGCCGATGATCCCGGAGGGGGTGAAGACCGCCGAGAGCGACCGCGGGGTGACCAGGCAGTTCGTGGAGCGTCACGTCCGGATCGGAGTGGAGGCGCTGCGCCTCGTGCGGCGGAATGGGCGGAGCCTCCGTCATCTGCGCTTCGAGGACTCCTGA
- a CDS encoding aspartate aminotransferase family protein, which yields MTTAETSGEPALSGEAVLQAKAKDHLWMHFARQSVMEDGHGVPIITRGEGHHIWDSRGKRYIDALSGLFVVNAGHGRKRLAEVAAKQAEQLAFFPIWSYAHPNAIELADRLASYAPGDLNRVFFSTSGGEAVETAFKLAKHYWKLQGRPAKHKVLSRAVAYHGTPQGALAITGIPAMKEMFEPLTPGGFRVPNTNFYRAGEMGAPADDIEEFAVWAANRIEEMIQFEGPETVAAIFLEPVQNSGGCFPPPPSYFQRVREICDKYDVLMVSDEVICAFGRIGHMFACDEYGYVPDMITCAKGMTSGYSPIGATIISDKIYEPFKHGNTSFYHGYTFGGHPVSSAVALENLDIFEEERLNERVRENSPLFRAELEKLLALPLVGDVRGDGYFFGIELVKDKAAKETFDDDESERLLRGFLSKALFDAGLYCRADDRGDPVVQLAPPLTIGTDEFVEIRQILESVLTEAGNRL from the coding sequence ATGACAACCGCAGAAACATCCGGTGAGCCGGCCCTCTCCGGCGAGGCAGTGCTCCAGGCCAAGGCCAAGGACCACCTCTGGATGCACTTCGCCCGCCAGTCGGTGATGGAGGACGGCCACGGCGTCCCCATCATCACCCGGGGCGAGGGCCACCACATCTGGGACAGCCGGGGCAAGCGCTACATCGACGCCCTCTCCGGCCTGTTCGTCGTCAACGCCGGCCACGGCCGCAAGCGCCTCGCCGAGGTCGCCGCGAAACAGGCCGAACAGCTCGCTTTCTTCCCGATCTGGTCCTATGCACACCCCAACGCGATCGAGCTGGCCGACCGGCTCGCGAGCTACGCGCCGGGCGACCTCAACCGCGTCTTCTTCTCCACCAGTGGCGGCGAGGCCGTCGAGACCGCCTTCAAGCTGGCCAAGCACTACTGGAAGCTCCAGGGCCGCCCCGCCAAGCACAAGGTGCTCTCCCGCGCGGTCGCCTACCACGGCACGCCGCAGGGAGCGCTGGCGATCACCGGCATCCCGGCGATGAAGGAGATGTTCGAGCCACTGACACCGGGCGGCTTCCGGGTGCCGAATACGAACTTCTACCGCGCGGGCGAGATGGGCGCACCGGCCGACGACATCGAAGAGTTCGCTGTCTGGGCGGCCAACCGCATCGAGGAGATGATCCAGTTCGAGGGGCCCGAGACCGTCGCCGCGATCTTCCTAGAGCCGGTGCAGAACTCGGGCGGATGCTTCCCGCCGCCTCCCAGCTACTTCCAGCGCGTGCGCGAGATCTGCGACAAGTACGACGTGCTCATGGTCAGCGACGAGGTGATCTGCGCTTTCGGCCGCATCGGCCACATGTTCGCCTGCGATGAGTACGGCTATGTGCCGGACATGATCACCTGCGCGAAGGGCATGACCTCCGGCTACTCCCCCATCGGTGCGACCATCATCAGCGACAAGATCTACGAGCCCTTCAAACACGGGAACACGTCGTTCTATCACGGCTACACTTTCGGCGGGCACCCGGTGTCCTCAGCCGTGGCGCTGGAGAACCTCGACATTTTCGAGGAGGAGCGCCTCAACGAGCGCGTCCGAGAGAATTCGCCGCTGTTCCGCGCCGAACTCGAGAAGCTGCTCGCCCTCCCGCTCGTCGGCGATGTGCGCGGCGACGGCTACTTCTTCGGCATCGAGCTCGTGAAGGACAAAGCCGCCAAAGAGACCTTCGACGACGACGAATCGGAACGTCTGCTCCGTGGATTCCTCTCCAAGGCCCTTTTCGACGCCGGCCTGTACTGCCGAGCTGACGACCGGGGCGACCCCGTCGTGCAGCTCGCCCCGCCGCTCACCATCGGGACGGACGAGTTCGTGGAGATCCGGCAGATCCTGGAGTCGGTGCTGACTGAGGCAGGCAACCGCTTGTGA
- a CDS encoding Lrp/AsnC family transcriptional regulator: MSTPRATNGAKVAGIDDVSKAIIEQLQVDGRRSYAEIGKAVGLSEAAVRQRVQKLTESGAMQIVAVTDPMQLGFYRQAMIGLRVTGDTRLVADKLAAMPAVDYVVLTAGTFDILAEVVCENDLGLIDILNSEIRALEGVLSTETFVYLKLHKQFYNWGTR; this comes from the coding sequence ATGAGCACTCCTCGGGCAACGAACGGCGCGAAAGTCGCCGGTATCGATGACGTCTCCAAGGCGATCATCGAGCAGCTCCAGGTGGACGGCCGCAGATCATACGCGGAGATCGGAAAGGCGGTCGGTCTCAGCGAGGCGGCGGTCCGGCAGCGCGTTCAGAAGCTGACCGAGTCGGGCGCGATGCAGATCGTGGCTGTGACGGACCCGATGCAGCTGGGCTTCTACCGCCAGGCGATGATCGGCCTCCGCGTCACCGGGGACACCCGGCTCGTGGCCGACAAGCTGGCGGCGATGCCCGCGGTCGACTACGTCGTGCTCACAGCGGGAACCTTCGATATCCTGGCCGAAGTCGTGTGCGAGAACGACCTCGGCCTGATCGACATCCTCAACTCCGAGATCCGGGCACTCGAGGGCGTGCTGTCCACCGAGACGTTCGTCTATCTCAAACTCCACAAGCAGTTCTACAACTGGGGAACACGATAA
- a CDS encoding aminobutyraldehyde dehydrogenase gives MSTHALRNFVGGEYVDSTATERLDITDPATEEVFATAPISTERDVALACRAAAGAFETWGETTPGERQRALLRFADALEARAEELADVEVKDTGKPRAGIVADEVEVMIDQVRFFAAAARNLEGRSAGEYLKDHTSFIRREPIGVIGQVTPWNYPMMMAIWKLAPALAAGNAVVLKPSDSTPSSSLLLAEIASEFLPAGTVNVVTGNRETGRALIADRTPQMVSITGSVRAGVEVAGSAALDLKRVHLELGGKAPVVVFDDADIEQAVEGISAAGFYNAGQDCTAATRLLVQEGIHDEFVAALVEYSRDNAKTGAPLEEGILFGALSSADQLACVQGFIERLPDHAQLVLGGKRQGDRGYFHQATIVSGLRQEDEAVQNEIFGPVITAQTFSDESDALRRANGVPYGLASSVWTQNHGTAMRMAKRLDFGCVWINTHLPLVAEMPHGGFKHSGYGKDLSAYGFEDYTRIKHVMSYIGE, from the coding sequence ATGAGCACCCATGCACTGAGGAACTTCGTCGGCGGCGAATACGTCGACTCCACCGCGACGGAGCGGCTCGATATCACCGACCCGGCCACCGAGGAGGTGTTCGCCACGGCTCCGATCTCCACGGAACGGGATGTCGCGCTCGCCTGCCGGGCCGCCGCCGGTGCCTTCGAGACCTGGGGCGAGACCACTCCCGGTGAGCGGCAGCGGGCGCTTCTGCGTTTCGCAGACGCGCTCGAAGCGCGAGCCGAGGAACTCGCTGATGTCGAGGTCAAGGACACCGGGAAGCCCCGCGCCGGCATCGTCGCCGACGAGGTGGAGGTCATGATCGACCAGGTGCGGTTCTTCGCCGCCGCCGCCCGGAACCTCGAAGGCCGCTCGGCGGGCGAGTACCTGAAAGACCACACCTCCTTCATCCGCCGCGAGCCGATCGGCGTCATCGGCCAGGTGACCCCGTGGAACTACCCAATGATGATGGCGATCTGGAAGCTCGCACCGGCGCTGGCCGCGGGCAACGCCGTCGTCCTGAAACCGAGCGACTCGACCCCGTCGTCCTCGCTGCTGCTCGCCGAGATCGCGAGTGAGTTCCTCCCCGCGGGCACCGTCAACGTCGTGACCGGGAACCGGGAGACCGGGCGGGCGCTCATCGCCGACCGGACCCCGCAGATGGTGTCGATCACCGGTTCGGTCCGCGCGGGTGTGGAGGTCGCCGGCTCTGCCGCGCTCGACCTCAAGCGCGTCCATCTGGAGCTCGGCGGTAAAGCGCCGGTCGTTGTCTTCGACGACGCCGACATCGAGCAGGCTGTCGAGGGCATCAGCGCCGCCGGGTTTTACAATGCCGGCCAGGATTGCACCGCAGCGACACGGCTGCTGGTGCAGGAGGGAATTCACGATGAGTTCGTGGCCGCCCTCGTCGAGTATTCACGCGACAACGCCAAGACGGGCGCACCGCTGGAGGAAGGCATCTTGTTCGGGGCTCTCTCCAGCGCCGACCAGCTGGCTTGCGTGCAGGGCTTCATCGAGCGCCTGCCCGACCACGCGCAGCTCGTGCTCGGCGGGAAGCGGCAGGGCGACCGCGGCTACTTCCACCAGGCGACGATCGTCTCCGGGCTGCGCCAGGAGGATGAGGCCGTGCAGAATGAGATCTTCGGTCCGGTCATCACGGCTCAGACATTCTCCGACGAATCGGACGCGCTGCGTCGCGCGAACGGTGTGCCCTACGGCCTCGCCTCCTCGGTGTGGACGCAGAACCACGGGACGGCCATGCGAATGGCCAAACGCCTCGATTTCGGGTGCGTGTGGATCAACACCCACCTCCCGCTCGTCGCTGAGATGCCGCACGGCGGCTTCAAGCACTCCGGCTATGGCAAGGACCTCTCGGCGTACGGTTTCGAGGACTACACTCGGATCAAGCACGTCATGTCGTACATCGGGGAGTAG
- a CDS encoding FHA domain-containing protein has protein sequence MTPGFTRYAPAAGPSRWLFVAGRRFVACIESAIADSVLDEVWRLADSELATIESVVGAFPLAGPGSVRSFAVADLGEPNAAGENTVTAVVRGSAAIDVFSVGGARRFGAGGVQPWVLAEFRSVSGLVLGGEDLPTGPVARLGTGSLPLGLGVVGGELLTWSLSPIDRAERSAPRPEALSEGSKAGAGETVIPAPSQGSSLFAYMTPPEEAGARMSADGLMAAKPHPVAHELPGTVDIEAPAGAPSDARYPPLADESAPTAPVRLPPAPVSYAIRIGSGDDIPLDVPVLLGRRPTVRGLDSGVAPRLLPVPSPTQEVSGTHLRIEQSGDAAVVTDLRSTNGTVVLRPGAQAVQLRPGESAVVLAGTVVEIGDGNIIEIIAAPIGDRREEGPE, from the coding sequence GTGACGCCCGGTTTCACACGGTACGCTCCGGCCGCCGGACCTTCGCGCTGGCTCTTCGTCGCCGGCCGCCGGTTTGTCGCGTGCATCGAGAGTGCGATCGCCGATAGCGTCCTGGATGAGGTCTGGCGGCTGGCCGACTCTGAGCTCGCGACGATCGAATCGGTCGTCGGGGCTTTCCCGCTGGCTGGGCCGGGCAGCGTCCGCTCGTTTGCGGTCGCTGATCTCGGCGAGCCGAACGCGGCGGGGGAGAACACGGTGACCGCTGTCGTGCGCGGTTCGGCGGCGATCGATGTGTTCTCGGTCGGAGGGGCGCGGCGTTTCGGGGCGGGTGGCGTCCAGCCCTGGGTGCTGGCGGAGTTCCGTTCGGTGTCCGGGCTCGTGCTCGGCGGTGAGGATCTGCCGACCGGCCCGGTCGCGCGACTCGGCACCGGCTCGCTCCCCCTCGGGCTCGGCGTGGTGGGCGGGGAGCTGCTGACCTGGTCGCTGTCCCCGATCGATCGGGCCGAACGCAGCGCACCCCGGCCGGAGGCCCTCAGCGAGGGCTCCAAGGCGGGCGCTGGGGAGACGGTCATCCCGGCTCCGTCGCAGGGTTCGAGCCTGTTCGCTTACATGACACCCCCAGAGGAAGCGGGTGCGCGGATGAGCGCAGACGGGCTCATGGCGGCGAAACCGCATCCCGTCGCCCACGAGCTGCCGGGTACGGTGGATATCGAGGCGCCCGCCGGAGCGCCCAGCGATGCCCGGTACCCGCCGCTGGCGGACGAGTCCGCACCGACCGCGCCTGTGCGGCTGCCTCCCGCTCCGGTCTCTTACGCCATCCGGATCGGGTCGGGGGACGACATTCCTCTGGATGTCCCGGTTCTGCTGGGCCGGCGTCCCACCGTCCGGGGTCTCGACTCCGGTGTCGCACCGCGGTTGCTTCCGGTCCCCTCGCCCACCCAGGAGGTCTCCGGGACCCACCTGAGAATCGAGCAGTCGGGGGATGCCGCGGTCGTGACCGACCTGCGATCCACCAATGGGACCGTCGTCCTCCGGCCCGGCGCGCAGGCAGTTCAGCTGCGGCCAGGGGAGTCCGCGGTCGTGTTGGCGGGCACGGTCGTGGAGATCGGCGACGGTAATATCATCGAGATCATAGCCGCCCCGATCGGCGACCGCCGAGAAGAAGGACCCGAGTGA
- a CDS encoding PP2C family protein-serine/threonine phosphatase: protein MTQIGRSNRRHSVAVPGSSHARITLAWAALSDCGYRRSVNEDSLLARSPIFAVADGMGGHTAGDFASAAVVTRLAEQVRADFVTQSSLTGALRNAVEDMGRGLGKTDLGTGTTVTGIALTMQNGSPYWLVFNIGDSRVYNFFDSALEQLTVDHSVVQELMDAGAITPEEAEVHPHSNVITRSVGFNEDPVPDFFLFPIVAGSRLLVCSDGLTKELTEQGIRWFLSAGRSPLDTAQQLMDAALGNGGRDNVTVVVVDVLASPEGSVDHSAPRH, encoded by the coding sequence GTGACCCAGATCGGTCGCAGCAATAGGCGACACAGCGTGGCTGTCCCCGGCAGCTCGCATGCGCGCATCACGCTTGCGTGGGCGGCGCTGAGCGACTGCGGCTATCGTCGCAGTGTCAACGAGGACAGCCTGCTGGCCCGCTCACCGATCTTCGCCGTCGCCGATGGGATGGGCGGCCACACAGCGGGAGACTTCGCGAGCGCCGCCGTGGTGACCCGTCTCGCCGAACAGGTTCGTGCCGACTTCGTCACTCAGTCCTCGCTCACGGGCGCGCTTCGCAATGCGGTGGAGGACATGGGGCGCGGCCTGGGCAAGACCGACCTGGGAACCGGGACGACCGTCACCGGCATTGCGCTCACCATGCAGAACGGCTCGCCGTACTGGCTGGTCTTCAACATCGGCGACTCTCGCGTCTACAACTTCTTCGACAGCGCTCTCGAACAGCTCACGGTCGACCACTCGGTCGTCCAGGAGCTGATGGATGCCGGAGCCATCACGCCCGAGGAGGCGGAGGTTCACCCGCACAGCAATGTCATCACACGGTCGGTTGGCTTCAATGAGGACCCGGTCCCCGATTTCTTCCTGTTCCCAATCGTCGCGGGTTCCCGCCTGCTGGTCTGCTCCGACGGCCTCACCAAAGAGCTGACCGAGCAGGGCATTCGCTGGTTCCTCTCCGCGGGCAGATCGCCGCTCGACACCGCCCAGCAGCTGATGGACGCCGCCCTCGGTAACGGTGGCCGCGACAACGTCACCGTCGTTGTGGTCGATGTGCTTGCGTCGCCCGAGGGCAGCGTGGACCACTCAGCCCCCCGTCACTGA
- a CDS encoding serine/threonine-protein kinase, translating into MRILGSGGFADVFLYEQNLPRRQVAVKVMLTEVVTSQVKQMFQAEANLMAKLSAHPSILTVYQASVSADGRPYLVVELCSAEIAQRYRTNPLPVTEALAVGVRIASAVETTHRAGVLHRDIKPSNILSTAYGHPVLSDFGIAATLAESAVSEALGLSIPWSAPEVLLDETSGTIASEVWSLGATIHSLIAGRSPFELTDKNNTSAELIQRITKGQPQPIDRPDLPPRLEQVLLRAMAKRPAQRQRSALEFARELQMVEAELGLLPTPIEVAMDDWALATADDPEDRTQVKVMTTETGTARRRRRTPRVTAARAPVVAPQQRGTASNALRVAMTWPSRALTAALVICAVLAVGLAIVAGFVLTRAGAPESVPTVRDLSGRVSGGMIVFLWSDPGLQDGDAYEVAVDGHPPSSQHTTEFRVNAAAGETVCVTVTVNRDDHTGQPSAEKCVQRMDSP; encoded by the coding sequence GTGAGAATACTCGGTTCCGGCGGCTTCGCCGACGTGTTCCTGTACGAGCAGAACCTGCCTCGGCGTCAGGTCGCGGTGAAGGTCATGCTGACCGAGGTGGTGACGAGTCAGGTCAAGCAGATGTTCCAGGCTGAAGCGAATCTCATGGCCAAGCTGAGCGCGCATCCCTCGATCCTCACGGTGTATCAGGCGAGCGTCTCGGCGGACGGGCGCCCGTATCTGGTCGTCGAGCTGTGCTCCGCGGAGATCGCGCAGCGCTACCGCACGAACCCGCTTCCGGTGACCGAGGCACTCGCTGTCGGCGTCCGGATCGCGAGCGCTGTGGAGACCACCCACCGTGCGGGTGTGCTGCACCGGGACATCAAACCGTCGAATATCCTGAGCACCGCCTACGGGCATCCGGTGCTGAGCGACTTCGGGATCGCGGCGACGCTGGCGGAATCGGCTGTCAGCGAGGCGCTCGGCCTGTCTATTCCGTGGTCGGCTCCTGAGGTTCTGCTCGACGAGACGAGCGGGACGATCGCGAGCGAGGTGTGGTCGCTCGGCGCGACGATACACTCGCTGATCGCAGGCCGGTCGCCATTCGAGCTGACGGACAAGAACAACACCTCTGCCGAGCTGATCCAGCGCATCACGAAGGGACAGCCACAGCCGATCGACCGGCCGGACCTGCCTCCACGGCTGGAGCAGGTGCTGCTGCGCGCGATGGCAAAGAGACCGGCTCAGCGGCAGCGGAGCGCGCTCGAGTTCGCGCGTGAGCTGCAGATGGTCGAGGCGGAGCTCGGGCTGCTGCCGACGCCGATCGAGGTCGCGATGGACGATTGGGCGCTCGCCACCGCCGACGACCCCGAGGACCGCACACAGGTCAAGGTGATGACGACCGAAACGGGGACGGCCCGACGACGCCGGAGAACTCCGCGCGTGACCGCCGCACGGGCGCCGGTTGTGGCTCCCCAGCAGAGGGGAACCGCGTCGAATGCGTTGCGGGTGGCGATGACGTGGCCCTCCCGAGCACTGACCGCGGCGCTTGTCATCTGCGCGGTGCTGGCCGTCGGGCTGGCCATCGTCGCCGGTTTCGTGCTCACTCGAGCGGGAGCGCCCGAAAGCGTCCCGACGGTTCGCGACTTGAGCGGACGGGTCTCCGGCGGGATGATCGTGTTCCTGTGGAGCGACCCGGGCCTCCAGGACGGCGATGCCTACGAGGTGGCTGTGGACGGCCATCCGCCGAGCAGCCAGCACACCACGGAGTTCCGCGTGAATGCCGCAGCGGGTGAGACCGTGTGCGTCACCGTGACGGTGAATCGCGATGACCACACCGGCCAGCCGAGCGCTGAGAAGTGCGTGCAGCGGATGGATTCGCCGTGA